The following coding sequences lie in one Monomorium pharaonis isolate MP-MQ-018 chromosome 1, ASM1337386v2, whole genome shotgun sequence genomic window:
- the LOC118647192 gene encoding uncharacterized protein LOC118647192: MSHASIGELLLKLSDHLKESEARFTVFADEQRRTNCELNDKLNQLNSIASNVERNSQRIAALEHQCTALANEVRSLKSEHRPVSDQSDNSLILSGVPATMPITPMACARNMFTVLEIPELSCHILDARIIRKTQSVIASDRPLPISETGSIIVTLTSRAVRDTVITKKRVRRVLQRDICGNDSVRGVYVNELLPKNTYELLKTTKSIAKEKSYKYVWVRDGHICVRRSDG; this comes from the coding sequence ATGTCTCATGCTTCCATCGGAGAGCTATTGCTTAAATTGAGTGATCACCTAAAGGAGTCAGAGGCCAGGTTTACTGTTTTTGCGGACGAGCAGCGACGCACTAATTGCGAACTAaacgataaattaaatcagCTTAACAGCATAGCGAGTAATGTAGAGCGAAACAGTCAGCGGATTGCTGCGTTAGAGCATCAATGTACTGCTCTTGCAAACGAGGTGCGTAGCCTGAAATCTGAACATAGGCCTGTATCCGATCAATCTGATAATTCGCTTATTCTTTCCGGCGTCCCAGCTACAATGCCCATTACTCCAATGGCTTGTGCTCGCAACATGTTCACGGTTCTCGAAATCCCTGAACTGTCGTGCCACATTTTGGATGCAAGAATTATTCGCAAGACTCAATCTGTGATAGCTAGCGATCGACCGTTGCCTATATCTGAAACTGGCTCGATCATTGTTACTTTGACCTCGCGTGCGGTTCGTGATACTGTCATAACTAAAAAGCGTGTGCGACGTGTGCTTCAGAGGGACATTTGTGGTAATGACTCCGTTCGTGGTGTTTACGTCAATGAGCTTCTCcctaaaaatacatatgagTTACTTAAAACTACTAAAAGTATTGCCAAggaaaaatcttataagtaTGTTTGGGTTAGGGACGGCCATATTTGCGTTAGGCGCTCCGACGGTTAG